In Arthrobacter sp. CDRTa11, one DNA window encodes the following:
- a CDS encoding sugar ABC transporter ATP-binding protein yields the protein MTEKPGRAPAIVEARNLVKLFPGVVALSGMNFELHAGEVHCVCGENGAGKSTLIKTLSGFYTPDEGGVYVDGELMPSSTVASKAAGIATIYQEHNLVPDLSVAENVLLGNWGGHKGILSRREIRRRARKALDQVAPHLNLDTPAMALSTVDGQMVEIARAIAQDARVIIMDEPTTALTEQDVEKLYKLVDGLRSKGLAIMYVSHKLEEVFTLADRITVIREGKTVASSVPADELDARSVVQLMVGKDVDLYEHIPRDRGELVLEARGLSRAGAFEDVNLQLHAGEIVGLAGLVGAGRTEVARCIYGADKADAGTVEVSGRKLSLHGASAGIAAGIALVPEERKLQGIIPMLSIRENTTLTLLKQVSKWGVLQRGYERKMVSGYIKELDVRTPSAETPIQSLSGGNQQKVIIARCLASNPKVLILDEPTKGIDIGAKAEIHRLIEQLARRGVAVLVISSELPELLELSDRVMVMRAGRVVAELDKAQATKENVIAYAAA from the coding sequence TGCGGGGAAAACGGAGCAGGAAAATCAACCCTTATCAAGACTCTCAGCGGGTTTTACACTCCCGACGAGGGCGGCGTGTACGTGGACGGCGAGCTCATGCCGTCCAGCACGGTGGCCTCCAAGGCCGCCGGAATCGCCACGATCTACCAGGAGCACAACCTGGTCCCGGACCTGTCCGTGGCCGAGAACGTTCTTCTGGGAAACTGGGGCGGACACAAGGGCATCCTCTCCCGCCGCGAGATCCGCAGGCGCGCACGCAAGGCCCTGGACCAGGTCGCACCCCACCTCAACCTCGACACCCCTGCCATGGCGCTCTCAACAGTGGATGGTCAGATGGTGGAGATCGCGCGCGCCATAGCCCAGGACGCAAGGGTCATCATCATGGATGAGCCCACCACGGCCCTGACCGAGCAAGACGTTGAAAAACTGTACAAACTCGTCGACGGATTGCGGAGCAAGGGCCTGGCGATCATGTACGTGTCGCACAAACTGGAGGAAGTCTTCACACTTGCCGACCGGATCACCGTCATCCGCGAAGGCAAAACGGTGGCCTCATCTGTTCCGGCGGATGAACTCGATGCCCGATCCGTGGTGCAGCTGATGGTGGGCAAGGACGTTGACCTCTACGAGCATATTCCCCGCGATCGCGGTGAACTCGTCCTTGAGGCGCGGGGGCTAAGCCGTGCCGGCGCATTTGAGGATGTGAACCTCCAGCTGCACGCAGGAGAGATCGTTGGACTCGCAGGACTCGTGGGTGCAGGCCGGACCGAGGTCGCCCGATGCATTTACGGGGCAGACAAAGCCGACGCGGGAACGGTCGAGGTAAGCGGCCGGAAACTCAGTCTCCATGGCGCATCGGCCGGCATCGCCGCCGGCATTGCCCTCGTCCCCGAGGAGCGAAAGCTGCAGGGCATCATTCCAATGCTTTCCATCCGCGAAAACACCACGCTGACGCTCCTGAAGCAGGTCAGCAAATGGGGCGTATTGCAGCGCGGCTATGAAAGGAAGATGGTCAGCGGCTACATCAAGGAACTCGATGTCAGGACCCCGTCGGCAGAAACCCCAATACAGTCCCTGTCTGGCGGCAACCAGCAAAAGGTCATCATCGCCCGCTGCCTGGCAAGCAATCCCAAGGTCCTTATCCTGGACGAGCCGACAAAGGGCATCGACATCGGTGCGAAGGCCGAGATCCACCGCTTGATCGAACAGCTGGCCCGCAGAGGCGTGGCCGTGCTCGTGATCTCCAGCGAGCTCCCTGAGCTGCTCGAGCTCTCTGACCGAGTGATGGTCATGCGGGCCGGACGAGTGGTGGCCGAACTGGACAAAGCCCAAGCAACCAAAGAAAACGTCATCGCTTACGCCGCTGCGTAA